The following proteins are co-located in the Caloenas nicobarica isolate bCalNic1 chromosome 33, bCalNic1.hap1, whole genome shotgun sequence genome:
- the SCN8A gene encoding sodium channel protein type 8 subunit alpha isoform X3: protein MMAYVTEFVDLGNVSALRTFRVLRALKTISVIPGLKTIVGALIQSVKKLSDVMILTVFCLSVFALIGLQLFMGNLRNKCVIWPINVNETFLDNGSKGFDWEEYTNNMSNFYIIPGAPDPLLCGNSSDAGQCPEGYTCMKAGRNPNYGYTSFDTFSWAFLALFRLMTQDFWENLYQLTLRAAGKTYMIFFVLVIFVGSFYLVNLILAVVAMAYEEQNQATLEEAEQKEAEFKAMLEQLKKQQEEQAAAMVTSAGTVSEDAVEDDGGGRMSRSSSEISKLSSKSAKERRNRRKKRKDKELSEGDEKCDNEKVFKSESEDGMRRKAFRLPDNRLGRKFSIMNQSLLSIPGSPFLSRHNSKSSIFSYKGRFCDPVSENEFADDEHSTVEESEGRRDSLFIPIRGRDRRSSYSGYSGYSQGSRSSRIFPNLRRNVKRNSTVDCNGVVSLIGGPPSSMPGGRLLPEGTTEIEIRKKPGGSLLVSMDQVNASYGRKDRTNSVMTGLTNTLVEELEESQRKCPPCWYKFANTFLIWECHPYWIKLKEIVNLIVMDPFVDLAITICIVLNTLFMAMEHHPMTPEFEHVLSVGNLVFTGIFTAEMFLKLIAMDPYYYFQEGWNIFDGFIVSLSLMELSLADVEGLSVLRSFRLLRVFKLAKSWPTLNMLIKIIGNSVGALGNLTLVLAIIVFIFAVVGMQLFGKSYKECVCKINPECELPRWHMHDFFHSFLIVFRVLCGEWIETMWDCMEVAGQAMCLIVFMMVMVIGNLVVLNLFLALLLSSFSADNLAATDDDGEMNNLQISVIRIKKGIAWTKAKVREFMQAHFKQREADEVKPLDELYDKKVNCIANHTGADINRDIDFQKNGNGTTSGIGSSVEKYIIDEDHMSFINNPNLTVRVPIAVGESDFENLNTEDFSSDTDPDGSKEKLDDTSSSEGSTIDIKPEVEEVPVEAPEEYLDPDACFTEGCMQRCKCCQVNIEEGLGKSWWTLRKTCFLIVEHNWFETFIIFMILLSSGALAFEDIYIEQRKTIRTILEYADKVFTYIFILEMLLKWCAYGFVKFFTNAWCWLDFLIVAVSLVSLIANALGYSELGAIKSLRTLRALRPLRALSRFEGMRVVVNALVGAIPSIMNVLLVCLIFWLIFSIMGVNLFAGKYHYCFNETAEERFEVEIVNNKTDCEALMPPNSTEIRWKNVKINFDNVGAGYLALLQVATFKGWMDIMYAAVDSRKQEQQPKYEDNIYMYIYFVIFIIFGSFFTLNLFIGVIIDNFNQQKKKFGGQDIFMTEEQKKYYNAMKKLGSKKPQKPIPRPLNRIQGAVFDFVTQQAFDIVIMMLICLNMVTMMVETDTQSKQMEDILYWINFVFVIFFTCECVLKMFALRHYYFTIGWNIFDFVVVILSIVGMFLAEIIEKYFVSPTLFRVIRLARIGRILRLIKGAKGIRTLLFALMMSLPALFNIGLLLFLVMFIFSIFGMSNFAYVKHEAGIDDMFNFETFGNSMICLFQITTSAGWDGLLLPILNRPPDCDLDKEHPGSGFKGDCGNPSVGIFFFVSYIIISFLIVVNMYIAIILENFSVATEESADPLSEDDFETFYEIWEKFDPDATQFIEYSKLADFADALEHPLRVPKPNTIELIAMDLPMVSGDRIHCLDILFAFTKRVLGDSGELDILRQQMEERFVASNPSKVSYEPITTTLRRKQEEVSAVVIQRAYRARLARRGFISRRPVSTKLENGGANREKKEGTPSTASLPSYDSVTKPEKEKQQRAEEGRRERAKRQKDVRESKC, encoded by the exons ATATGTCACAGAGTTTGTGGACCTTGGGAATGTCTCAGCATTGAGAACTTTCAGAGTTCTCCGAGCTTTGAAAACTATCTCTGTTATTCCAG GCCTGAAGACCATTGTGGGGGCCCTGATCCAGTCTGTGAAGAAGCTGTCGGACGTCATGATCCTCACGGTGTTTTGTCTCAGCGTCTTTGCGCTGATCGGCCTGCAGCTCTTCATGGGCAATTTAAGGAACAAGTGTGTGATCTGGCCAATTAATGTCAATGAGACTTTCCTGGATAACGGCTCGAAGGGCTTTGACTGGGAGGAATACACCAACAATATGT CAAATTTTTACATAATTCCTGGCGCCCCTGATCCTTTACTCTGTGGTAACAGCTCAGACGCAGG CCAATGTCCGGAGGGTTACACGTGCATGAAAGCAGGACGGAACCCCAACTACGGTTACACAAGCTTCGACACTTTCAGCTGGGCTTTCCTGGCTTTATTTCGCCTTATGACTCAGGACTTTTGGGAAAACTTGTATCAATTA aCCTTACGAGCAGCAGGAAAAACCTACATGATCTTCTTTGTCCTGGTGATCTTTGTGGGGTCGTTCTACCTGGTGAATCTGATTTTGGCTGTGGTAGCCATGGCTTACGAAGAGCAGAACCAGGCCACGCTGGAGGAGGCCGAGCAGAAGGAGGCAGAATTTAAGGCCATGTTAGAACAattgaaaaagcagcaggaagaacaa GCTGCTGCTATGGTCACTTCGGCAGGGACGGTCTCTGAAGATGCTGTGGAGGATGACGGAGGGGGGAGGATGTCTCGGAGCTCTTCGGAGATTTCCAAACTCAGTTCCAAGAGTGCCAAGGAGCGTcgaaacaggaggaaaaaacgAAAGGACAAGGAGCTGTCGGAAGGAGATGAGAAGTGTGACAATGAGAAGGTGTTCAAGTCTGAGTCTGAGGACGGCATGAGGAGGAAAGCGTTCAGGCTCCCGGATAACAGGCTAGGAAGGAAATTTTCCATCATGAACCAG tctctcctcAGCATCCCAGGCTCCCCTTTTCTCTCCCGACACAACAGCAAGAGCAGTATCTTCAGCTACAAAGGCCGATTCTGTGACCCGGTCTCAGAGAACGAGTTTGCGGACGACGAGCACAGCACGGTGGAGGAGAGCGAAGGCCGGAGGGATtctctcttcatccccatccgCGGCCGGGACCGGAGGAGCAGCTACAGCGGCTACAGCGGCTACAGCCAAGGCAGCCGCTCCTCGCGGATCTTCCCCAACCTGCGGCGGAACGTGAAGAGGAACAGCACGGTGGACTGTAATGGCGTGGTGTCCCTCATCGGCGGCCCGCCATCCAGCATGCCCGGGGGACGCCTTCTGCCTGAG GGTACAACTGAAATCGAAATTAGAAAGAAACCCGGCGGGTCTCTCTTGGTCTCGATGGATCAGGTGAACGCGTCCTATGGAAGAAAGGATCGAACCAACAGCGTGATGACCGGCTTGACAAACACCCTTGTTGAGG agctggaagagTCCCAGCGGAAGTGTCCCCCTTGCTGGTATAAATTTGCCAACACGTTCTTGATCTGGGAATGCCACCCGTACTGGATCAAGCTGAAGGAGATAGTGAACTTAATTGTCATGGATCCTTTTGTTGACTTGGCCATCACCATCTGTATTGTGCTGAACACATTGTTCATGGCCATGGAGCACCATCCTATGACCCCGGAGTTTGAACACGTGCTCTCCGTAGGAAATCTG GTTTTCACTGGaattttcacagcagaaatgtTCCTGAAGCTCATTGCCATGGATCCCTACTATTATTTCCAGGAAGGCTGGAACATCTTCGATGGGTTTATTGTCTCCCTCAGTTTAATGGAACTGAGTCTAGCAGATGTGGAAGGACTTTCTGTGCTGCGATCTTTCCGATTG CTGAGAGTCTTCAAACTGGCCAAGTCCTGGCCCACTCTGAACATGCTGATAAAAATCATCGGTAACTCAGTGGGCGCTTTGGGGAACTTGACCTTGGTGCTGGCCATCATCGTGTTCATCTTCGCCGTGGTGGGCATGCAGCTCTTCGGCAAAAGCTACAAGGAGTGTGTCTGCAAGATCAATCCGGAGTGTGAGCTACCCCGCTGGCACATGCACGATTTCTTCCACTCCTTCCTTATTGTCTTCCGTGTGTTGTGTGGGGAATGGATTGAGACCATGTGGGATTGTATGGAAGTGGCGGGACAGGCCATGTGCTTGATTGTCTTCATGATGGTCATGGTCATCGGAAATTTAGTG GTGCTGAACCTCTTCTTGGCCTTgctcctgagctccttcagcgCGGACAACTTGGCAGCGACAGATGACGACGGGGAGATGAACAACCTGCAGATTTCCGTTATTCGCATCAAGAAGGGCATTGCCTGGACCAAGGCGAAAGTGCGCGAGTTCATGCAGGCTCATTTCAAGCAGAGAGAGGCGGATGAGGTCAAACCCTTGGACGAGCTGTATGACAAGAAGGTGAACTGCATCGCTAACCACACAGGGGCCGATATCAACAGAGACATTGATTTTCAGAAGAACGGCAACGGCACGACGAGCGGAATTGGGAGCAGCGTGGAGAAGTACATCATAGATGAAGATCACATGTCGTTCATCAATAACCCCAATCTCACTGTCCGGGTACCTATTGCTGTAGGTGAATCGGATTTTGAAAACCTCAACACGGAAGATTTCAGCAGTGATACAGATCCTGATGGCAGCAAAGAG AAACTAGATGATACCAGCTCCTCTGAAGGCAGCACCATCGATATAAAGCCTGAGGTGGAAGAAGTCCCTGTGGAGGCACCGGAGGAGTACCTGGACCCAGATGCCTGTTTCACGGAAG GTTGTATGCAGCGCTGCAAGTGCTGCCAGGTGAACATTGAGGAAGGGCTGGGGAAGTCGTGGTGGACCCTGAGGAAAACGTGTTTCCTGATTGTGGAACACAACTGGTTTGAGactttcatcatcttcatgaTCCTCCTGAGCAGTGGTGCTCTG GCTTTTGAGGATATTTACATAGAGCAGAGGAAAACCATCCGGACCATCCTGGAGTACGCGGACAAGGTCTTCACGTACATCTTCATACTGGAGATGCTGCTCAAGTGGTGTGCGTACGGCTTCGTCAAGTTCTTCACCAACGCCTGGTGCTGGCTGGATTTCCTCATCGTGGCT GTCTCTTTAGTCAGCCTTATAGCTAATGCCCTGGGCTACTCGGAACTAGGTGCCATAAAGTCCCTTAGGACACTAAGAGCTTTGAGGCCTTTAAGAGCGTTGTCCCGATTTGAGGGGATGAGG GTGGTTGTCAACGCCTTGGTTGGCGCTATCCCTTCCATTATGAATGTGTTGTTGGTCTGCCTTATCTTCTGGCTGATTTTCAGCATTATGGGGGTTAACCTGTTTGCCGGGAAATATCATTACTGCTTTAATGAAACAGCTGAGGAGCGCTTTGAAGTAGAAATTGTTAACAACAAGACAGACTGCGAAGCACTGATGCCACCCAACTCCACCGAGATTCGATGGAAGAATGTGAAAATTAACTTTGACAACGTCGGGGCAGGATATCTGGCTCTTCTGCAAGTC GCTACTTTCAAGGGCTGGATGGACATCATGTATGCGGCAGTAGACTCCAGAAAG CAAGAACAGCAGCCCAAATATGAGGACAACATTtacatgtacatatattttGTTATCTTCATTATCTTCGGCTCCTTTTTCACCCTGAACTTGTTCATTGGTGTCATCATCGACAACTTCaatcaacaaaagaaaaag TTTGGAGGTCAAGATATTTTCAtgacagaagaacaaaagaagtACTATAATGCCATGAAAAAACTGGGCTCAAAGAAGCCTCAGAAACCTATTCCCCGACCTCTG AACCGCATTCAAGGAGCCGTCTTTGACTTTGTGACTCAGCAAGCGTTTGATATTGTCATCATGATGCTCATTTGCCTCAACATGGTGACCATGATGGTGGAGACGGACACGCAAAGCAAGCAGATGGAGGACATCCTGTACTGGATCAACTTCGTGTTTGTCATCTTCTTCACCTGTGAGTGTGTGCTGAAGATGTTCGCCTTGCGGCACTATTATTTCACCATCGGGTGGAACATTTTTGACTTCGTGGTTGTGATTCTGTCCATCGTGG GAATGTTCCTGGCTGAAATCATTGAGAAGTATTTTGTGTCGCCCACTCTCTTCCGAGTCATCCGACTGGCTCGCATTGGACGTATCCTGCGTTTGATCAAAGGAGCCAAAGGAATCCGcaccttgctttttgccttaaTGATGTCCTTGCCTGCCTTGTTCAACATTGGCCTCTTGCTCTTCTTGGTCATGTTCATCTTCTCCATCTTTGGCATGTCAAACTTTGCCTACGTCAAGCATGAGGCTGGCATAGACGATATGTTCAATTTTGAGACCTTTGGCAACAGCATGATCTGCTTGTTCCAGATCACCACGTCGGCCGGTTGGGACGGCCTGCTGCTGCCCATCCTGAACCGGCCGCCAGACTGCGACCTGGACAAGGAGCACCCTGGGAGTGGGTTTAAGGGGGATTGTGGGAACCCTTCGGTggggatatttttctttgtgagtTATATTATCATCTCCTTCCTCATCGTGGTCAACATGTACATCGCCATCATCCTGGAGAACTTCAGCGTGGCGACGGAGGAGAGCGCGGACCCGCTAAGCGAGGACGACTTTGAGACCTTCTACGAGATCTGGGAGAAGTTCGACCCCGATGCCACGCAGTTCATAGAGTACAGCAAGCTCGCGGACTTTGCCGACGCTTTGGAGCATCCTCTCCGCGTCCCAAAACCCAACACCATCGAACTCATCGCCATGGACCTGCCGATGGTAAGTGGAGACAGGATCCACTGTTTGGACATCCTCTTTGCCTTCACCAAACGTgtcctgggggacagcggggagcTGGATATACTGAGACAACAGATGGAGGAAAGATTTGTGGCGTCCAACCCTTCCAAAGTGTCTTATGAGCCCATCACGACGACACTGCGGCGTAAGCAAGAAGAGGTATCCGCAGTGGTTATCCAGAGGGCTTACAGGGCTCGTTTAGCAAGGCGAGGCTTTATTAGCCGCAGGCCGGTCTCCACGAAACTGGAAAACGGAGGAgcaaacagggagaaaaaagaaggcaCCCCCTCTACCGCGTCCCTCCCGTCCTACGACAGTGTCACCAAACCCGAGAAGGAGAAACAACAGCGGGCGGAGGAAGGAAGACgagaaagagcaaaaaggcaaaaagacgTCAGGGAATCCAAGTGTTGa
- the SCN8A gene encoding sodium channel protein type 8 subunit alpha isoform X4 translates to MILTVFCLSVFALIGLQLFMGNLRNKCVIWPINVNETFLDNGSKGFDWEEYTNNMSNFYIIPGAPDPLLCGNSSDAGQCPEGYTCMKAGRNPNYGYTSFDTFSWAFLALFRLMTQDFWENLYQLTLRAAGKTYMIFFVLVIFVGSFYLVNLILAVVAMAYEEQNQATLEEAEQKEAEFKAMLEQLKKQQEEQAAAMVTSAGTVSEDAVEDDGGGRMSRSSSEISKLSSKSAKERRNRRKKRKDKELSEGDEKCDNEKVFKSESEDGMRRKAFRLPDNRLGRKFSIMNQSLLSIPGSPFLSRHNSKSSIFSYKGRFCDPVSENEFADDEHSTVEESEGRRDSLFIPIRGRDRRSSYSGYSGYSQGSRSSRIFPNLRRNVKRNSTVDCNGVVSLIGGPPSSMPGGRLLPEGTTEIEIRKKPGGSLLVSMDQVNASYGRKDRTNSVMTGLTNTLVEELEESQRKCPPCWYKFANTFLIWECHPYWIKLKEIVNLIVMDPFVDLAITICIVLNTLFMAMEHHPMTPEFEHVLSVGNLVFTGIFTAEMFLKLIAMDPYYYFQEGWNIFDGFIVSLSLMELSLADVEGLSVLRSFRLLRVFKLAKSWPTLNMLIKIIGNSVGALGNLTLVLAIIVFIFAVVGMQLFGKSYKECVCKINPECELPRWHMHDFFHSFLIVFRVLCGEWIETMWDCMEVAGQAMCLIVFMMVMVIGNLVVLNLFLALLLSSFSADNLAATDDDGEMNNLQISVIRIKKGIAWTKAKVREFMQAHFKQREADEVKPLDELYDKKVNCIANHTGADINRDIDFQKNGNGTTSGIGSSVEKYIIDEDHMSFINNPNLTVRVPIAVGESDFENLNTEDFSSDTDPDGSKEKLDDTSSSEGSTIDIKPEVEEVPVEAPEEYLDPDACFTEGCMQRCKCCQVNIEEGLGKSWWTLRKTCFLIVEHNWFETFIIFMILLSSGALAFEDIYIEQRKTIRTILEYADKVFTYIFILEMLLKWCAYGFVKFFTNAWCWLDFLIVAVSLVSLIANALGYSELGAIKSLRTLRALRPLRALSRFEGMRVVVNALVGAIPSIMNVLLVCLIFWLIFSIMGVNLFAGKYHYCFNETAEERFEVEIVNNKTDCEALMPPNSTEIRWKNVKINFDNVGAGYLALLQVATFKGWMDIMYAAVDSRKQEQQPKYEDNIYMYIYFVIFIIFGSFFTLNLFIGVIIDNFNQQKKKFGGQDIFMTEEQKKYYNAMKKLGSKKPQKPIPRPLNRIQGAVFDFVTQQAFDIVIMMLICLNMVTMMVETDTQSKQMEDILYWINFVFVIFFTCECVLKMFALRHYYFTIGWNIFDFVVVILSIVGMFLAEIIEKYFVSPTLFRVIRLARIGRILRLIKGAKGIRTLLFALMMSLPALFNIGLLLFLVMFIFSIFGMSNFAYVKHEAGIDDMFNFETFGNSMICLFQITTSAGWDGLLLPILNRPPDCDLDKEHPGSGFKGDCGNPSVGIFFFVSYIIISFLIVVNMYIAIILENFSVATEESADPLSEDDFETFYEIWEKFDPDATQFIEYSKLADFADALEHPLRVPKPNTIELIAMDLPMVSGDRIHCLDILFAFTKRVLGDSGELDILRQQMEERFVASNPSKVSYEPITTTLRRKQEEVSAVVIQRAYRARLARRGFISRRPVSTKLENGGANREKKEGTPSTASLPSYDSVTKPEKEKQQRAEEGRRERAKRQKDVRESKC, encoded by the exons ATGATCCTCACGGTGTTTTGTCTCAGCGTCTTTGCGCTGATCGGCCTGCAGCTCTTCATGGGCAATTTAAGGAACAAGTGTGTGATCTGGCCAATTAATGTCAATGAGACTTTCCTGGATAACGGCTCGAAGGGCTTTGACTGGGAGGAATACACCAACAATATGT CAAATTTTTACATAATTCCTGGCGCCCCTGATCCTTTACTCTGTGGTAACAGCTCAGACGCAGG CCAATGTCCGGAGGGTTACACGTGCATGAAAGCAGGACGGAACCCCAACTACGGTTACACAAGCTTCGACACTTTCAGCTGGGCTTTCCTGGCTTTATTTCGCCTTATGACTCAGGACTTTTGGGAAAACTTGTATCAATTA aCCTTACGAGCAGCAGGAAAAACCTACATGATCTTCTTTGTCCTGGTGATCTTTGTGGGGTCGTTCTACCTGGTGAATCTGATTTTGGCTGTGGTAGCCATGGCTTACGAAGAGCAGAACCAGGCCACGCTGGAGGAGGCCGAGCAGAAGGAGGCAGAATTTAAGGCCATGTTAGAACAattgaaaaagcagcaggaagaacaa GCTGCTGCTATGGTCACTTCGGCAGGGACGGTCTCTGAAGATGCTGTGGAGGATGACGGAGGGGGGAGGATGTCTCGGAGCTCTTCGGAGATTTCCAAACTCAGTTCCAAGAGTGCCAAGGAGCGTcgaaacaggaggaaaaaacgAAAGGACAAGGAGCTGTCGGAAGGAGATGAGAAGTGTGACAATGAGAAGGTGTTCAAGTCTGAGTCTGAGGACGGCATGAGGAGGAAAGCGTTCAGGCTCCCGGATAACAGGCTAGGAAGGAAATTTTCCATCATGAACCAG tctctcctcAGCATCCCAGGCTCCCCTTTTCTCTCCCGACACAACAGCAAGAGCAGTATCTTCAGCTACAAAGGCCGATTCTGTGACCCGGTCTCAGAGAACGAGTTTGCGGACGACGAGCACAGCACGGTGGAGGAGAGCGAAGGCCGGAGGGATtctctcttcatccccatccgCGGCCGGGACCGGAGGAGCAGCTACAGCGGCTACAGCGGCTACAGCCAAGGCAGCCGCTCCTCGCGGATCTTCCCCAACCTGCGGCGGAACGTGAAGAGGAACAGCACGGTGGACTGTAATGGCGTGGTGTCCCTCATCGGCGGCCCGCCATCCAGCATGCCCGGGGGACGCCTTCTGCCTGAG GGTACAACTGAAATCGAAATTAGAAAGAAACCCGGCGGGTCTCTCTTGGTCTCGATGGATCAGGTGAACGCGTCCTATGGAAGAAAGGATCGAACCAACAGCGTGATGACCGGCTTGACAAACACCCTTGTTGAGG agctggaagagTCCCAGCGGAAGTGTCCCCCTTGCTGGTATAAATTTGCCAACACGTTCTTGATCTGGGAATGCCACCCGTACTGGATCAAGCTGAAGGAGATAGTGAACTTAATTGTCATGGATCCTTTTGTTGACTTGGCCATCACCATCTGTATTGTGCTGAACACATTGTTCATGGCCATGGAGCACCATCCTATGACCCCGGAGTTTGAACACGTGCTCTCCGTAGGAAATCTG GTTTTCACTGGaattttcacagcagaaatgtTCCTGAAGCTCATTGCCATGGATCCCTACTATTATTTCCAGGAAGGCTGGAACATCTTCGATGGGTTTATTGTCTCCCTCAGTTTAATGGAACTGAGTCTAGCAGATGTGGAAGGACTTTCTGTGCTGCGATCTTTCCGATTG CTGAGAGTCTTCAAACTGGCCAAGTCCTGGCCCACTCTGAACATGCTGATAAAAATCATCGGTAACTCAGTGGGCGCTTTGGGGAACTTGACCTTGGTGCTGGCCATCATCGTGTTCATCTTCGCCGTGGTGGGCATGCAGCTCTTCGGCAAAAGCTACAAGGAGTGTGTCTGCAAGATCAATCCGGAGTGTGAGCTACCCCGCTGGCACATGCACGATTTCTTCCACTCCTTCCTTATTGTCTTCCGTGTGTTGTGTGGGGAATGGATTGAGACCATGTGGGATTGTATGGAAGTGGCGGGACAGGCCATGTGCTTGATTGTCTTCATGATGGTCATGGTCATCGGAAATTTAGTG GTGCTGAACCTCTTCTTGGCCTTgctcctgagctccttcagcgCGGACAACTTGGCAGCGACAGATGACGACGGGGAGATGAACAACCTGCAGATTTCCGTTATTCGCATCAAGAAGGGCATTGCCTGGACCAAGGCGAAAGTGCGCGAGTTCATGCAGGCTCATTTCAAGCAGAGAGAGGCGGATGAGGTCAAACCCTTGGACGAGCTGTATGACAAGAAGGTGAACTGCATCGCTAACCACACAGGGGCCGATATCAACAGAGACATTGATTTTCAGAAGAACGGCAACGGCACGACGAGCGGAATTGGGAGCAGCGTGGAGAAGTACATCATAGATGAAGATCACATGTCGTTCATCAATAACCCCAATCTCACTGTCCGGGTACCTATTGCTGTAGGTGAATCGGATTTTGAAAACCTCAACACGGAAGATTTCAGCAGTGATACAGATCCTGATGGCAGCAAAGAG AAACTAGATGATACCAGCTCCTCTGAAGGCAGCACCATCGATATAAAGCCTGAGGTGGAAGAAGTCCCTGTGGAGGCACCGGAGGAGTACCTGGACCCAGATGCCTGTTTCACGGAAG GTTGTATGCAGCGCTGCAAGTGCTGCCAGGTGAACATTGAGGAAGGGCTGGGGAAGTCGTGGTGGACCCTGAGGAAAACGTGTTTCCTGATTGTGGAACACAACTGGTTTGAGactttcatcatcttcatgaTCCTCCTGAGCAGTGGTGCTCTG GCTTTTGAGGATATTTACATAGAGCAGAGGAAAACCATCCGGACCATCCTGGAGTACGCGGACAAGGTCTTCACGTACATCTTCATACTGGAGATGCTGCTCAAGTGGTGTGCGTACGGCTTCGTCAAGTTCTTCACCAACGCCTGGTGCTGGCTGGATTTCCTCATCGTGGCT GTCTCTTTAGTCAGCCTTATAGCTAATGCCCTGGGCTACTCGGAACTAGGTGCCATAAAGTCCCTTAGGACACTAAGAGCTTTGAGGCCTTTAAGAGCGTTGTCCCGATTTGAGGGGATGAGG GTGGTTGTCAACGCCTTGGTTGGCGCTATCCCTTCCATTATGAATGTGTTGTTGGTCTGCCTTATCTTCTGGCTGATTTTCAGCATTATGGGGGTTAACCTGTTTGCCGGGAAATATCATTACTGCTTTAATGAAACAGCTGAGGAGCGCTTTGAAGTAGAAATTGTTAACAACAAGACAGACTGCGAAGCACTGATGCCACCCAACTCCACCGAGATTCGATGGAAGAATGTGAAAATTAACTTTGACAACGTCGGGGCAGGATATCTGGCTCTTCTGCAAGTC GCTACTTTCAAGGGCTGGATGGACATCATGTATGCGGCAGTAGACTCCAGAAAG CAAGAACAGCAGCCCAAATATGAGGACAACATTtacatgtacatatattttGTTATCTTCATTATCTTCGGCTCCTTTTTCACCCTGAACTTGTTCATTGGTGTCATCATCGACAACTTCaatcaacaaaagaaaaag TTTGGAGGTCAAGATATTTTCAtgacagaagaacaaaagaagtACTATAATGCCATGAAAAAACTGGGCTCAAAGAAGCCTCAGAAACCTATTCCCCGACCTCTG AACCGCATTCAAGGAGCCGTCTTTGACTTTGTGACTCAGCAAGCGTTTGATATTGTCATCATGATGCTCATTTGCCTCAACATGGTGACCATGATGGTGGAGACGGACACGCAAAGCAAGCAGATGGAGGACATCCTGTACTGGATCAACTTCGTGTTTGTCATCTTCTTCACCTGTGAGTGTGTGCTGAAGATGTTCGCCTTGCGGCACTATTATTTCACCATCGGGTGGAACATTTTTGACTTCGTGGTTGTGATTCTGTCCATCGTGG GAATGTTCCTGGCTGAAATCATTGAGAAGTATTTTGTGTCGCCCACTCTCTTCCGAGTCATCCGACTGGCTCGCATTGGACGTATCCTGCGTTTGATCAAAGGAGCCAAAGGAATCCGcaccttgctttttgccttaaTGATGTCCTTGCCTGCCTTGTTCAACATTGGCCTCTTGCTCTTCTTGGTCATGTTCATCTTCTCCATCTTTGGCATGTCAAACTTTGCCTACGTCAAGCATGAGGCTGGCATAGACGATATGTTCAATTTTGAGACCTTTGGCAACAGCATGATCTGCTTGTTCCAGATCACCACGTCGGCCGGTTGGGACGGCCTGCTGCTGCCCATCCTGAACCGGCCGCCAGACTGCGACCTGGACAAGGAGCACCCTGGGAGTGGGTTTAAGGGGGATTGTGGGAACCCTTCGGTggggatatttttctttgtgagtTATATTATCATCTCCTTCCTCATCGTGGTCAACATGTACATCGCCATCATCCTGGAGAACTTCAGCGTGGCGACGGAGGAGAGCGCGGACCCGCTAAGCGAGGACGACTTTGAGACCTTCTACGAGATCTGGGAGAAGTTCGACCCCGATGCCACGCAGTTCATAGAGTACAGCAAGCTCGCGGACTTTGCCGACGCTTTGGAGCATCCTCTCCGCGTCCCAAAACCCAACACCATCGAACTCATCGCCATGGACCTGCCGATGGTAAGTGGAGACAGGATCCACTGTTTGGACATCCTCTTTGCCTTCACCAAACGTgtcctgggggacagcggggagcTGGATATACTGAGACAACAGATGGAGGAAAGATTTGTGGCGTCCAACCCTTCCAAAGTGTCTTATGAGCCCATCACGACGACACTGCGGCGTAAGCAAGAAGAGGTATCCGCAGTGGTTATCCAGAGGGCTTACAGGGCTCGTTTAGCAAGGCGAGGCTTTATTAGCCGCAGGCCGGTCTCCACGAAACTGGAAAACGGAGGAgcaaacagggagaaaaaagaaggcaCCCCCTCTACCGCGTCCCTCCCGTCCTACGACAGTGTCACCAAACCCGAGAAGGAGAAACAACAGCGGGCGGAGGAAGGAAGACgagaaagagcaaaaaggcaaaaagacgTCAGGGAATCCAAGTGTTGa